A genomic stretch from Rubripirellula reticaptiva includes:
- a CDS encoding BON domain-containing protein — translation MIRTAQHDATEAAVAILANNSVRELRTLRVDRDANHLQLSGRVRSFYHKQLAQEAVRAVAAGLTVVNRVDVAR, via the coding sequence ATGATTAGAACTGCACAGCACGACGCTACCGAAGCAGCCGTCGCCATCTTGGCGAACAACTCGGTTCGCGAATTACGAACCTTGCGTGTCGACCGAGATGCAAACCATCTGCAACTGAGCGGCCGAGTTCGCAGCTTCTATCACAAACAGCTAGCTCAAGAAGCAGTCCGCGCTGTCGCTGCGGGATTGACCGTTGTCAACCGAGTCGACGTCGCTCGTTAG
- a CDS encoding GGDEF domain-containing protein → MWLDLIIAMSCGGAGLACGWVMHATNTGLAALTDGDSNVVPVVTNEAIEVVEQTPERISEVAEKLRAYARTMAADVDAHQTTVQAVNNQLNADQSGSPEAVFQAITQLIEANELMQSQLHVAQDRIHDQALQIESAERRAETDALTRVPNRGAFDKHLARQHALGAGKAGTLALLDVDHFKKFNDVYGHRAGDEVLRVVASILHSRLDKYGIVARFGGEEFAVILDGCRVDQAKDLVDAARAAIGAREIVFEDKRLCVNASAGVAELQTGEAPENWLQRADDGLYRSKEAGRNCSHWMDGTTPIKVAASEAIAATQAKAAANSSSTSPTGEQESATDKKSVSEAVAEAKPKQKMFANLPDRADLGETFDEVRGRTQSTVSMFVMAIRCNGESSTTGMRSLMQIVRATLRSVDRLGCDDDSTFLVFMPSVDEATAQNRSLQICRSATAIGMGKSELPINPISIGVSQVRAGDDFDGVVNRSIEFAEKAKVDSSEPVLIAPGE, encoded by the coding sequence ATGTGGCTTGATCTGATCATTGCAATGAGTTGTGGCGGCGCTGGCTTGGCCTGTGGCTGGGTGATGCACGCGACGAACACGGGGCTCGCCGCACTGACCGATGGGGACTCGAATGTGGTTCCTGTTGTGACGAATGAAGCTATTGAGGTCGTTGAACAAACTCCTGAGCGAATCAGCGAAGTGGCCGAGAAATTGCGAGCTTACGCACGCACGATGGCTGCGGACGTTGACGCTCACCAAACCACCGTTCAGGCGGTCAACAATCAGTTGAACGCGGATCAATCGGGGTCTCCCGAAGCGGTTTTTCAAGCGATCACGCAACTGATTGAGGCAAACGAGCTGATGCAATCACAACTGCACGTCGCCCAGGATCGAATTCATGATCAAGCGTTGCAGATTGAATCCGCCGAACGTCGTGCCGAAACGGACGCACTAACACGAGTGCCCAACCGGGGCGCATTCGACAAGCACCTTGCCCGTCAACATGCGTTGGGTGCGGGCAAAGCTGGTACGTTGGCGTTGTTGGACGTCGACCATTTCAAGAAATTCAACGACGTTTACGGACACCGGGCTGGCGACGAAGTGCTACGCGTTGTCGCTAGTATTCTGCATTCGCGTTTAGACAAATACGGCATCGTCGCTCGTTTCGGCGGCGAAGAGTTCGCGGTGATACTGGACGGTTGTCGCGTCGACCAAGCAAAAGACTTAGTCGACGCAGCTCGGGCAGCCATCGGTGCTCGCGAGATCGTATTCGAAGACAAGCGGCTTTGCGTCAACGCATCGGCGGGTGTGGCAGAGCTGCAGACCGGCGAGGCGCCAGAGAACTGGTTGCAACGAGCCGATGATGGTCTCTATCGATCCAAAGAAGCGGGCCGAAACTGTAGTCACTGGATGGATGGAACAACGCCGATCAAGGTCGCCGCTTCCGAAGCGATTGCCGCGACTCAGGCAAAAGCTGCCGCAAACAGTTCTTCGACGTCTCCAACAGGCGAGCAGGAATCGGCCACCGACAAAAAGTCCGTCAGTGAAGCGGTGGCCGAAGCAAAGCCAAAGCAGAAGATGTTTGCCAACTTGCCCGACCGGGCCGACCTGGGCGAAACGTTTGACGAAGTCCGCGGCCGAACTCAGTCCACCGTTTCCATGTTCGTGATGGCGATTCGCTGCAACGGTGAATCGAGCACGACCGGAATGCGTTCGCTGATGCAAATTGTGCGTGCGACACTTCGCAGTGTTGACCGCCTTGGATGCGATGACGATTCCACATTTCTGGTTTTCATGCCTAGTGTTGATGAAGCGACGGCCCAGAACCGCAGCTTGCAAATCTGTCGATCGGCAACGGCGATCGGAATGGGGAAATCAGAATTGCCGATCAATCCAATTTCGATTGGTGTTTCGCAAGTCCGTGCGGGCGATGACTTTGATGGTGTCGTCAATCGTAGTATCGAATTCGCTGAAAAGGCAAAGGTCGATAGCAGCGAACCGGTGTTGATCGCACCCGGCGAGTAA
- a CDS encoding response regulator transcription factor → MRPHILVVEDEKNLGVGIKYNLEAEGYRVTLVEDGPTALRIVDNSSESIGLLLLDLMLPGMSGYTVCETIREAGITIPVLMLSARTLAEDRTRGFDVGANQYMSKPFELDELLSRIKNLLQTTVRTPPSQPPKRIYQAISEVKFGNIQANFETHEVSVDGEIVRMTPKELKLLRYFVEHQGRVISRNELLTEVWELSGNLQTRAVDQFIARLRKIIEPDSTAPIHLLTIRDAGYRFVLEP, encoded by the coding sequence ATGCGCCCTCATATTTTGGTTGTCGAAGACGAGAAGAACCTCGGCGTCGGCATCAAATACAATCTGGAAGCCGAAGGCTATCGCGTCACCCTAGTCGAAGACGGGCCAACGGCACTGCGAATCGTTGACAACTCGAGCGAATCGATCGGCTTGTTGTTGCTCGATTTGATGCTGCCGGGAATGAGCGGATACACGGTCTGCGAAACGATCCGCGAGGCGGGGATCACCATCCCGGTGTTGATGCTGTCGGCAAGAACGCTTGCGGAAGACCGCACCCGCGGGTTCGACGTTGGCGCAAACCAGTACATGAGCAAACCGTTTGAACTAGACGAACTACTCAGCCGAATCAAGAACCTGCTGCAAACGACGGTGCGAACACCACCTTCACAACCGCCCAAACGCATTTACCAAGCGATCAGCGAAGTCAAGTTTGGCAACATCCAAGCGAACTTCGAAACGCACGAAGTCAGCGTTGACGGCGAAATTGTGCGGATGACGCCAAAAGAACTGAAACTGCTTCGGTACTTTGTCGAGCACCAGGGACGCGTCATCAGCCGCAACGAATTACTGACCGAAGTATGGGAATTGTCGGGCAACCTGCAAACACGTGCGGTCGATCAATTCATCGCGAGATTGCGAAAGATTATCGAACCCGATAGCACCGCTCCGATCCACCTGCTAACGATCCGCGACGCCGGCTATCGATTTGTTCTGGAACCCTGA
- a CDS encoding sensor histidine kinase, which yields MLERRSLRAPITLGVVMIVMVVILAAVWILANVLAATGNLGSRAVFGTILATGTLLIAGVLAGVIAYLTLTVKAFNLNRRQSNFIDAVTHELKSPIASLKLYLQTMARRSVDEQQQQDFHRFMLEDVERLDSLINHLLDAARIERGVEPTDDEVVCLDELLAECGLAACIRYRLPPETVTIESPEIHVRSPLIQLEILFRNLIDNAVKYGGKPPKVAIIVTQEADKKVKVSITDNGAGIPIKKRRKVFGRFVRLGNELERSTPGTGLGLYLVRTVAKAIGGSVRICDRVEGTGTEFEVTLTGVVPPASPND from the coding sequence ATGCTTGAACGCCGATCCTTGAGGGCCCCGATCACGCTGGGCGTGGTCATGATTGTCATGGTCGTCATTTTGGCGGCGGTTTGGATCCTGGCAAACGTGTTGGCGGCGACGGGTAACTTGGGATCGAGAGCGGTTTTTGGCACGATTCTGGCTACGGGGACCCTGTTGATTGCAGGCGTACTTGCCGGAGTAATCGCGTACCTAACGCTGACGGTCAAAGCATTCAACTTGAACCGGCGACAATCCAACTTCATTGACGCGGTGACTCACGAACTAAAAAGCCCGATCGCATCGCTAAAGCTTTATCTGCAAACGATGGCCCGTCGCAGCGTCGACGAACAGCAACAGCAGGACTTCCACCGCTTCATGCTCGAGGACGTCGAGCGGCTCGACTCGTTGATCAATCACTTGCTGGACGCCGCGCGGATCGAGCGAGGCGTCGAACCAACCGATGATGAAGTCGTTTGCCTGGACGAATTATTGGCCGAGTGCGGACTGGCTGCGTGCATTCGATACCGATTGCCGCCGGAAACTGTCACGATCGAGTCACCCGAAATCCATGTCCGCAGCCCCTTGATCCAGCTAGAAATCTTGTTCCGGAACCTGATCGACAACGCCGTAAAATACGGAGGAAAACCGCCCAAGGTCGCAATCATAGTCACTCAGGAAGCTGACAAGAAAGTCAAAGTTTCGATCACCGACAACGGAGCAGGAATCCCGATCAAAAAACGTCGCAAAGTCTTTGGGCGGTTTGTTCGATTGGGCAACGAACTCGAACGCAGCACGCCCGGGACCGGATTGGGACTATACCTAGTCCGAACGGTGGCCAAAGCAATTGGCGGGTCCGTCCGCATTTGTGATCGAGTCGAGGGAACGGGAACCGAATTCGAAGTCACTCTGACTGGGGTCGTTCCGCCAGCGTCCCCCAATGACTAG
- a CDS encoding ABC transporter ATP-binding protein produces the protein MTDPIVDVCDLRKTYKGWSVRGRRNVDALQGVSLQAQAGDVFGLLGPNGAGKTTLIKTLLGVVKPSGGTASLFGQPVGSNAARQRVGYLPESLRVDRHHTARTALHFYGRLSQMNSADIARRTDELLELVGLRGRDCESVRRFSKGMYQRLGLAQALMHDPDLLVLDEPTDGLDPVGRNEVRKVIERLRDLGKTIFLNSHILQEVELVCTRVAIMAGGKLLAIGPIDELASPTDAANVFVDIRAAVSGGDSGASGRFVFDQLTSELAVTDSASLSVVEKISGTATHRIMMSTPDQAEVDRVVDQLRQHGHSIVRLENKRPSLEDTFMRLVGQN, from the coding sequence GTGACCGATCCGATCGTTGACGTTTGCGATCTTCGCAAGACCTACAAAGGTTGGTCCGTGCGCGGACGACGTAACGTGGATGCACTGCAAGGTGTTTCGTTGCAAGCGCAAGCCGGTGATGTTTTTGGTTTGCTTGGCCCCAACGGCGCCGGCAAAACGACACTGATCAAAACGTTGTTGGGTGTAGTAAAGCCATCGGGTGGAACGGCATCACTGTTTGGGCAACCGGTCGGCAGTAACGCAGCACGGCAGCGAGTTGGCTATCTGCCCGAATCCTTGCGAGTCGATCGTCACCACACTGCGCGAACGGCGCTGCATTTTTACGGTCGGCTAAGTCAGATGAATTCGGCCGACATCGCGCGGCGTACCGACGAATTGCTAGAGCTAGTTGGTCTGCGTGGTCGCGATTGCGAATCGGTGCGTCGGTTCAGCAAAGGCATGTATCAGCGTTTAGGGTTGGCTCAAGCGTTGATGCACGATCCCGATTTGTTGGTTTTGGACGAGCCGACCGATGGTTTGGATCCGGTCGGACGCAACGAAGTTCGTAAGGTGATCGAACGATTGCGAGATTTGGGAAAGACCATTTTCTTAAACAGTCACATCCTTCAAGAGGTCGAGTTGGTATGTACTCGCGTCGCCATCATGGCGGGCGGAAAGTTGCTGGCGATCGGACCGATCGACGAATTGGCGTCGCCGACGGACGCTGCCAACGTGTTTGTTGACATTCGAGCAGCGGTCAGCGGTGGCGATTCGGGGGCATCGGGTCGGTTCGTTTTCGATCAGTTAACATCGGAATTGGCGGTTACCGATTCGGCATCGCTTTCCGTCGTCGAAAAAATTTCCGGTACCGCAACGCACCGGATCATGATGTCAACGCCTGACCAAGCGGAGGTCGATCGCGTGGTTGATCAGCTTCGCCAGCACGGCCATTCGATCGTCCGACTGGAAAACAAGCGACCGTCACTCGAAGACACGTTCATGCGATTGGTGGGCCAGAACTGA
- a CDS encoding ABC transporter permease has product MRPYLAVIADSFRAALSSRVLWVAFVAIWLLLAALAPIGYREDFTTLFRGQDFHNGTRMKAMLAQGLVDPKFKKEPIGRIVAAMPEDLRRQLRRVGEGDEVRIRLSVLADALNELIEDQSWYDEAAWKSTLRLRELRELDAMDDSEMTESLDHRRARLRIEAALPGVFETRSSRSMFLTYAGMDFPANLAVDKTQFATLINQWVLPTIINWLLGFVLIFLGILVTASIVPDMLQPGSLHLLLSKPVSRSLLLISKFIGGCAFVLLCVTQLVLGLYVIAGVRLDIWNIRLLWCIPVSVFLFSVFYSVSTFAGLRWRSPILAIGVTTIFGAICLVTGVIGGLFDGLVTRPEKLQHLAIVNDDIFASTRGGGLVRFDVGENRWDEIFESDAMNQDRIVPPIILGDGMIATARVRGGRFNPFGSGALDLLVLRKSDQWTPESSLRLPTATSYLYRCGDESVLALNTGDLLQTSRNRILAASGEQVEDGGDASKTQDEPKAESWLSKLTNMMGNANEEFTPVMPEAAGITPPRGVAVDSGGKFLVAFSRGRVMRLDAPSENDSSQRWTETAAHSLDGEASKRGVIAIEGNVVIVARQEEPLDFFDVKTLDPIGRIEMTEKMIPVDVIGTGDGKRFAMITGDGVCRLISPLDSPSSGESTSYEISNSVGPSEVEAIKFDARDKTIYVAHHVDQIDIVSGSDFTIKRRIRPTLNRWRWVDRMIVTPLRMVIPQTGELGETIASMVSGQTAIAVNQQSEDEELVRYKIVRPVISCAVFIVVMLTLSCVYFSTRDF; this is encoded by the coding sequence ATGCGACCGTACCTTGCTGTGATCGCCGATTCGTTTCGTGCGGCACTCTCGTCGCGAGTGTTATGGGTGGCGTTCGTTGCGATTTGGTTGTTGTTGGCAGCCTTAGCGCCGATTGGCTATCGCGAAGACTTCACGACGCTGTTTCGCGGTCAAGACTTTCATAACGGCACTCGCATGAAAGCAATGCTGGCGCAAGGCTTGGTCGATCCGAAATTTAAGAAAGAACCAATCGGCCGGATCGTCGCTGCGATGCCCGAAGATTTGCGCCGCCAATTGCGACGCGTGGGCGAAGGCGACGAGGTTCGGATCCGGCTGTCCGTCTTGGCAGATGCGCTGAACGAATTGATCGAAGACCAGTCGTGGTACGACGAAGCGGCTTGGAAGTCGACGTTGCGGCTGCGTGAGCTGCGCGAACTTGATGCAATGGACGACTCGGAAATGACCGAGTCGCTTGATCACCGACGCGCTCGGTTGCGGATCGAAGCCGCTCTGCCCGGCGTGTTTGAAACTCGATCATCGCGCTCGATGTTTTTGACTTACGCGGGCATGGATTTTCCCGCCAACCTGGCTGTCGATAAGACTCAGTTTGCGACGCTGATCAATCAATGGGTGTTGCCCACGATCATCAATTGGTTGCTTGGGTTCGTGTTGATATTTTTGGGCATTTTGGTGACAGCATCGATCGTACCCGACATGCTGCAGCCCGGTTCGCTGCACTTGTTGCTTAGCAAACCCGTGTCACGATCGTTGTTGTTGATCAGCAAGTTCATCGGCGGATGTGCGTTCGTGTTGTTGTGCGTGACTCAATTGGTTTTGGGTCTGTACGTGATCGCCGGTGTGCGACTGGATATCTGGAACATCCGGTTGTTGTGGTGTATTCCGGTGTCGGTGTTCTTGTTTTCAGTCTTTTACAGCGTCTCGACGTTTGCGGGATTGCGATGGCGATCACCGATTCTGGCCATCGGAGTGACCACGATCTTTGGTGCGATCTGTCTGGTGACCGGGGTGATCGGGGGGCTGTTCGACGGGCTGGTGACACGGCCCGAAAAGCTGCAGCATCTGGCGATAGTAAATGATGACATTTTTGCATCGACACGCGGTGGCGGGCTGGTCCGATTCGATGTTGGCGAAAATCGATGGGACGAAATCTTTGAAAGTGACGCGATGAACCAAGATCGCATTGTTCCGCCAATCATTTTGGGCGACGGGATGATCGCGACGGCCCGAGTTCGCGGCGGTCGGTTCAATCCATTCGGATCGGGTGCATTGGATTTGTTGGTGCTTCGCAAGTCGGACCAGTGGACGCCCGAATCAAGTTTAAGATTGCCAACGGCAACCAGTTATCTGTACCGATGCGGTGATGAATCGGTGTTGGCCTTGAACACAGGCGATCTGCTGCAGACCAGTCGCAACCGAATTTTGGCGGCGTCGGGTGAGCAAGTCGAAGATGGTGGTGATGCATCGAAAACCCAAGATGAGCCTAAGGCCGAGTCATGGTTGTCGAAGCTGACCAACATGATGGGCAATGCGAACGAAGAGTTCACGCCAGTCATGCCGGAGGCCGCTGGTATCACGCCGCCGCGGGGCGTGGCGGTTGATTCGGGCGGTAAGTTCTTGGTCGCGTTCAGCCGAGGGCGGGTGATGCGTTTGGATGCTCCGTCGGAAAATGATTCGTCCCAGCGATGGACTGAAACCGCAGCTCACTCGCTCGACGGAGAAGCGTCCAAGCGAGGTGTGATTGCGATCGAAGGCAACGTTGTGATCGTGGCTCGCCAAGAAGAGCCGCTTGATTTCTTTGACGTGAAAACGCTTGATCCGATCGGGCGAATCGAGATGACGGAAAAAATGATTCCCGTTGATGTGATCGGAACCGGCGATGGAAAACGATTTGCAATGATCACCGGTGATGGGGTGTGTCGATTGATTTCACCGCTGGATTCACCAAGCAGCGGTGAATCAACCAGCTATGAAATCAGCAATTCGGTTGGGCCAAGCGAAGTCGAGGCGATCAAATTCGACGCTCGTGACAAGACGATTTATGTGGCCCACCACGTTGACCAGATCGACATCGTTTCGGGAAGTGATTTTACTATAAAACGTCGCATTCGTCCGACTCTCAATCGATGGCGTTGGGTGGACCGAATGATCGTCACGCCGCTGCGGATGGTGATTCCGCAGACTGGTGAACTGGGGGAAACGATTGCATCGATGGTCAGCGGTCAAACCGCGATCGCAGTGAACCAACAATCCGAAGACGAAGAGTTGGTTCGCTACAAAATCGTGAGGCCGGTGATCAGTTGCGCCGTGTTCATCGTGGTGATGTTGACGCTTAGCTGTGTCTATTTCTCGACGCGAGACTTTTGA
- a CDS encoding PQQ-binding-like beta-propeller repeat protein translates to MLRESFPCPQSIAIVALIALSTTVSADDSWPQWRGPNQNGVAQSGNYPVQWDEDSQIAWKKQIPGKGSSTPVVEGQKAFLTSGLNEKNVLMAIDTSTGEIAWQLDLGPDRGNKHKKGGGSNPSPAVDDGRVFAYFRSGDLACVSAADGKLIWQTNLQDQFGEDTLWWDLGSSPMLTDSAVVVAVMQSGPSYLVAFNKETGDVMWKEDRVLDAPEEAAQSYSTPIATTVNNKPAIAVMGADHLTLHDAATGKTIGKLGGFNPTDHKYFRSISSPAAEGDIVVCPYARGESVTAVRMNDLAAGKGTDAIAWFRDDLGSDVPTPAIDNGRVYLVGDGKSSRGTIWCLDLNTGETLWTLDTPKSRISFSSSPLIANDHLYVTGEDALTHVIGPLSSATPTIVASNKLGDDEPFTVASPVPIEDSLLLRSKSNLYRIKGQ, encoded by the coding sequence ATGTTACGTGAGTCGTTTCCTTGTCCCCAATCCATCGCGATCGTTGCCCTGATCGCATTATCGACGACCGTATCAGCAGACGACTCATGGCCTCAGTGGCGCGGCCCCAACCAAAACGGCGTCGCCCAGTCCGGTAACTATCCGGTCCAGTGGGACGAGGACTCGCAAATTGCTTGGAAAAAACAGATCCCAGGCAAAGGCAGCAGCACCCCCGTCGTTGAAGGACAAAAAGCGTTTTTGACATCGGGGCTGAATGAAAAGAATGTTTTGATGGCAATCGACACTTCAACGGGTGAGATCGCTTGGCAGTTGGATTTAGGCCCTGACCGTGGCAACAAGCACAAAAAAGGCGGGGGCAGCAACCCTTCGCCCGCAGTCGACGATGGCCGAGTTTTTGCCTATTTCCGCAGCGGTGACTTGGCCTGTGTCTCGGCCGCCGATGGAAAACTGATCTGGCAAACCAACCTGCAAGATCAGTTTGGCGAAGACACTCTTTGGTGGGACCTCGGCTCGTCACCAATGTTGACGGATTCCGCAGTCGTGGTCGCCGTGATGCAATCCGGCCCTAGCTATTTGGTCGCTTTCAACAAAGAGACTGGCGATGTGATGTGGAAAGAAGACCGCGTGCTCGACGCTCCCGAGGAAGCCGCCCAAAGTTACTCAACCCCGATTGCCACCACCGTCAACAACAAGCCGGCAATTGCCGTCATGGGCGCCGACCATTTGACCCTGCACGATGCCGCCACCGGCAAAACGATCGGAAAGCTGGGCGGCTTCAACCCAACCGACCACAAGTACTTTCGGTCCATTTCGTCTCCCGCCGCCGAGGGCGATATCGTGGTTTGCCCCTACGCTCGCGGTGAATCCGTAACCGCCGTGCGAATGAACGACCTAGCCGCTGGCAAAGGTACCGACGCAATCGCTTGGTTCCGCGATGACCTTGGCAGCGATGTGCCAACGCCTGCGATTGACAATGGTCGCGTTTACTTGGTTGGCGACGGCAAATCGTCACGAGGCACGATATGGTGCTTGGACCTGAACACCGGCGAAACCCTTTGGACGCTCGACACACCAAAATCTCGAATCAGCTTCAGCAGTTCGCCATTGATCGCCAACGACCATTTGTACGTGACCGGCGAAGACGCTTTGACCCATGTCATTGGCCCGTTATCGTCGGCGACTCCGACCATCGTCGCGTCGAACAAACTAGGGGATGACGAACCCTTCACCGTCGCTAGCCCGGTGCCGATCGAAGACTCGCTGTTACTACGCAGCAAGAGCAACCTCTATCGTATCAAGGGACAGTAG
- a CDS encoding tetratricopeptide repeat protein: protein MAIIARCAVLLAVSAGLTAAAAAQMPSGTPPYETLNSDSQASDTQRMDYQGWIQELSQQDYSTRQNATIQMWKNRDGSRDAVQQAARDPDPEIAGRARWILRQWRRGALPDTPPEISRLLQNSDQPAAVEQLLEAGQFVAAVVAVEESAGTVDRELIQRRINSALLRRFPIYVRAAMQSESIGDLLDLIGLVANSNEMVACRLDMMKLLSIPISDDNLLPRSATTWPIAQRNEATAMLLIKLDRYDDAIQVAKDSGDETLLLNCQKIASRWRDIADQQHALALATEPGSYEHYVRYGYVLMAADRCDDQQLFEDSCEQMIAPEKPTVALMNAQNEKLPVAGSVRWRYLASHGKVDKALTILDRMSDEDAAQLATDSSRVLHAFEVLGFPIDQIDAELSGWIKVATDAQRKLGKEELSPEIGRLLVLMQSLITVGRDDAAWIIANRLSYSNLEVEYQRTYRMADYVNTSLTVTKRSDWIPRLAINPVDRSVSQESMEIVARALPEADGTTIEIVMESLGKMDPRKSTEEKFLAAFELLDGRVPNWGDGPFDFETFFETVTRPLSTRTIPGSQGRTTPIYANKNVALMFSRLGETNWGSQCLRRLAETGDTTALFMLAEQALDSGQADVAQQLFEMVYQKVESQRRVGGGDTALAVKSLVGMWTIARRAGDAEQSAELLRELRFALCSPDSTTQYTLAGYFSDRDEKDLAIDVYRNLLAVKAFGSSDSVDFYKATRGFALAARTDFPDEAARWFDLAVLHSISTNDFRASAFVTLPMYVHRWALEAAINDGDEAKAKYQIDRLLSLDPLDIDLAERLLPEMRKAGMESLADEAFDRVMDEGIRYTEKFSLDAMACNNLAWVAAMNEKRLGEARQLSEMAVRVEPDSAIYRDTLAEILFLVGEKKQALEIEKACLIDDPGQWHLHEQVERFSKP from the coding sequence ATGGCAATCATTGCTCGCTGCGCAGTCTTGTTGGCTGTATCTGCGGGTTTGACCGCCGCCGCCGCCGCTCAGATGCCCAGCGGCACGCCGCCTTACGAGACTCTGAATTCGGATTCCCAAGCGTCTGATACCCAGCGAATGGATTATCAAGGCTGGATTCAAGAATTGTCTCAGCAAGACTATTCGACACGTCAGAACGCAACGATCCAGATGTGGAAAAATCGCGACGGATCTCGCGACGCGGTCCAACAAGCTGCTCGCGATCCCGATCCGGAAATCGCTGGACGTGCTCGGTGGATCCTTCGTCAGTGGCGACGGGGTGCCTTACCCGATACGCCGCCGGAAATTTCGCGGTTATTACAAAACAGTGATCAGCCAGCGGCGGTGGAGCAATTGCTAGAGGCCGGCCAGTTCGTCGCGGCCGTTGTCGCCGTCGAAGAATCGGCCGGTACCGTTGATCGCGAATTGATCCAGCGACGGATCAATTCGGCTCTGTTGCGCCGTTTTCCCATTTACGTTCGCGCGGCGATGCAAAGTGAATCGATCGGCGACTTGTTGGATCTGATCGGCTTGGTCGCCAATTCAAACGAAATGGTGGCTTGCCGGCTCGACATGATGAAACTGCTTTCGATCCCAATCTCGGACGATAATTTGTTGCCTCGGTCCGCCACGACGTGGCCGATCGCCCAACGCAACGAAGCCACTGCGATGTTGTTGATCAAGCTTGACCGCTACGACGACGCGATTCAGGTCGCCAAGGACAGTGGCGACGAGACGCTGCTGTTGAACTGTCAAAAAATCGCTTCGCGTTGGCGAGATATTGCGGACCAGCAGCACGCGTTGGCATTGGCAACCGAGCCAGGTTCTTACGAGCACTATGTTCGGTACGGGTACGTTTTGATGGCGGCTGATCGATGCGACGATCAGCAACTGTTCGAAGATTCGTGTGAGCAAATGATTGCACCCGAGAAACCGACGGTTGCTTTGATGAATGCTCAGAACGAAAAGCTGCCAGTTGCTGGCAGTGTCCGTTGGCGGTACTTGGCCAGTCATGGCAAAGTTGACAAAGCGTTGACGATCCTGGACCGAATGAGCGATGAAGACGCTGCGCAGTTGGCGACGGACAGTTCGCGAGTCTTGCACGCATTCGAGGTGTTGGGGTTTCCGATCGATCAAATCGATGCGGAACTGAGCGGTTGGATCAAGGTCGCCACAGATGCTCAGCGGAAACTTGGCAAAGAAGAATTGTCGCCCGAGATCGGACGATTACTGGTACTGATGCAGTCGCTGATTACGGTCGGTCGTGATGATGCGGCGTGGATCATCGCAAATCGCCTGTCGTATTCAAATCTCGAAGTCGAATATCAGCGTACGTATCGAATGGCGGACTATGTCAATACTTCGTTAACGGTGACCAAGCGTTCGGACTGGATTCCTCGCTTGGCGATCAATCCGGTCGATCGATCGGTGTCCCAGGAAAGCATGGAAATTGTTGCTCGAGCCCTGCCCGAAGCTGATGGGACAACGATCGAGATCGTAATGGAAAGTCTCGGAAAGATGGACCCGAGAAAATCAACCGAAGAAAAGTTTCTGGCTGCGTTCGAGTTGTTGGACGGCCGGGTGCCCAATTGGGGTGACGGGCCGTTCGATTTTGAAACGTTCTTCGAAACCGTGACACGGCCATTGTCGACGCGAACGATTCCGGGTTCCCAGGGACGGACAACGCCCATCTATGCGAACAAGAATGTTGCGTTGATGTTTTCAAGATTGGGCGAAACCAACTGGGGATCACAGTGTTTGCGGCGTCTGGCGGAAACCGGTGACACGACAGCGCTTTTCATGTTGGCCGAGCAGGCGTTGGATTCAGGGCAAGCCGATGTCGCGCAACAATTGTTTGAGATGGTCTATCAGAAAGTTGAATCACAGCGACGCGTTGGTGGTGGTGATACGGCATTGGCGGTTAAGTCTCTGGTCGGAATGTGGACAATTGCCAGACGAGCTGGAGACGCCGAGCAGAGTGCCGAATTGTTGCGAGAACTTCGGTTCGCTTTGTGCTCCCCCGATTCGACGACTCAGTACACGTTGGCCGGTTACTTTTCCGATCGCGATGAAAAGGATCTGGCGATTGACGTGTATCGGAACTTGTTGGCGGTCAAAGCATTTGGGAGTAGCGATTCAGTAGACTTTTACAAAGCGACTCGCGGGTTTGCTTTGGCGGCCAGGACGGATTTCCCGGATGAAGCGGCACGATGGTTTGACTTGGCAGTCTTGCATTCGATCAGTACGAATGATTTCCGCGCAAGTGCGTTTGTGACGTTGCCGATGTACGTCCATCGCTGGGCGCTCGAAGCAGCAATCAATGATGGAGATGAAGCGAAGGCGAAGTACCAGATCGATCGATTGTTGTCGCTTGATCCGCTCGATATCGACTTAGCCGAACGATTGTTGCCAGAGATGCGAAAGGCTGGGATGGAATCATTGGCTGATGAAGCATTCGACCGAGTCATGGACGAAGGGATTCGTTATACCGAAAAGTTTTCGCTCGACGCGATGGCGTGTAACAATTTGGCATGGGTTGCAGCGATGAACGAGAAACGTCTTGGCGAGGCCCGGCAATTGTCCGAAATGGCTGTGAGAGTCGAGCCTGACAGCGCCATCTATCGCGACACGCTCGCCGAAATCCTGTTCTTGGTTGGCGAGAAAAAACAGGCCCTCGAAATCGAAAAGGCATGCTTGATCGACGACCCCGGTCAATGGCACCTGCATGAACAAGTTGAGCGTTTTTCGAAGCCGTAA